The Halobacterium hubeiense genome contains the following window.
GGAACGAACAGAGGCCCACGAGCTCGAAGAACATGAACGCCATCAGGAGGTTGTCCGCGACGACGAACGACAGCATCGAGAACGTGAACAGGCCGAGGCCGGCGTAGTACCGCGGGAGGCCAGTCTCGCCCTCGTCGTTCATGTACCCGAGGCTGAACACGTGCACGAGGACCGCGACCAGCGACACGATGACCAGCATCATCGCCGACAGCGGGTCGACGAGGACGCCGAAGTGGAGGCTGAACGTGTTCTGGCCGACGACCCACGTGTAGATGTCCTGTGCGTGGTAGCCGCCGCCGCTGACGGCGACGAACGCCCAGACGGACAACAGCAGCGACCCGGCGGTCGCGAGGATGCCGGGAATCGCGCCGCCCTTCGGCAGCAGCCGCGGCGCGAAGTGGCCGACGAGCAGTGCCACGAGGAAGGCGGCGAACGGTAGCAGCGGAATTGCCGGAGTGAGTTCAGTTGCGCCTACCATCTTACCACCTCATCGTCGTCGCGTCGCGCACGTCGATGTCACCGAAGTTGCGGTACAACACGAGTACGATGCCGAGGCCGACGGCGACCTCCGCCGCGGCCAGCGCCATCACGAACAGGGCGAACACCTGCCCCGTGAGGTTCCCGTAGAAGTGCGAGAACGCCACGAGGTTGATGTTCGCGGAGTTCAGCATCAGCTCCACGCTGATGAGGAACATGAGCGCGTTCTCGCGCGTGAGCACGCCGAACACGCCCGTGCAGAACACGGCCGCGGACAACAGGAGGTAGTACTCGACGGCGACGGCCATTACTCGCCGTCACCCCCTTCGTTGTCGCGGCTCGCGAGCAGCACCGACCCCTCCAGCGCGGCGTCCAACAGTAGCGCGACGATGATGAACGCCGCGAGGAAGCTCTCGCTGGCGACCGTGTTCTCGGTCGCGACGTCCATCAGGCCCATCAGCGCGTAGCCGATGGTCGCCGTGACGTTCGCGTCGCCGGCGAAGCCGACCGCGCCCTCGAAGCCGGCGCCGAGGAACACGGCAGCGAGCACGGCGAACAGCGCCACCGCGACGATGCCCGTCACGAACGTCGACGGGTCGCGCAGCCGTGGTCGCGTCGTCATGCGTTAGTCACCTCTTCTGTACCTCCAGTTTGACGTGTGAGCATCACCGCGAACGTGATGAGGATGAGGACGCCGCCGACGTAGACGAGAATCTGCATCGCGGCGACGAACTCCGCCTGTAGCATCACGTAGTGCACGGCGAAGCTCATCAGCGAGCCGCCGAGCAGCAGCGCGGAGTGCCACACGTCCCGCACCAGGACAGCGCCGAGACTGCACGCTACGGTGAGCAGCGCGAACAGCCCGAACGCGATTGTTTCGGTCGTCATTTCAGTCACCTTGTGGTTCGCAAATACGCCCTTTGTAGGTTTCGAGACGGGCGCGGGCCTACTGGTAGTCGACCTCGCCTTCGCCTTCGCCGACCCACGCTCCCCGGTCGGGTTCGCGGGACGCCAGCGGGTCGAGGTCGTTGTACCACGGCACGTTCTTCAGCTGTTCCTTGTTGAACACGAGGTCGTGTTTCGTGTCCCCGGTGA
Protein-coding sequences here:
- the nuoK gene encoding NADH-quinone oxidoreductase subunit NuoK: MAVAVEYYLLLSAAVFCTGVFGVLTRENALMFLISVELMLNSANINLVAFSHFYGNLTGQVFALFVMALAAAEVAVGLGIVLVLYRNFGDIDVRDATTMRW
- a CDS encoding NADH-quinone oxidoreductase subunit J produces the protein MTTETIAFGLFALLTVACSLGAVLVRDVWHSALLLGGSLMSFAVHYVMLQAEFVAAMQILVYVGGVLILITFAVMLTRQTGGTEEVTNA